A single window of Pseudomonas lutea DNA harbors:
- a CDS encoding DUF2817 domain-containing protein, whose protein sequence is MSHFFPAHPGYRQIRERFLAAATAAGAQLTEYVHPMAGPFGETLATDVAWLGNPDARRVLVALSGTHGVEGFYGSDCQSRWLEGFDARTLPDGVAILMIHLINPWGTAWMRRVNEDNLDQNRNYLDFSRPLPDNRAYGEVHAIYACDQLHGPKRDQADALFNAAIEHRGWAGLMSVVEAGQYAFPDGLFFGGIAPSWSNRTLRSIIERHLRDAEVVSCFDLHTGAGGYGHPMLMSIVERAYPALDDAKALFGPWLFTLITGANRVSDTGVAATSTGYTSQMLLDALPGVHLMPFVIECGTYPGAAVHQHLRNDHWLHLHGDPLDKTGRGIKQGLLEQFYPADPDWQEVAWIRTRQAWDKALAALPGIHRAE, encoded by the coding sequence ATGAGCCATTTCTTTCCCGCGCATCCGGGTTATCGCCAGATTCGCGAGCGCTTCCTGGCTGCGGCCACCGCGGCCGGTGCGCAGCTCACTGAATACGTCCACCCGATGGCGGGACCTTTTGGCGAAACCCTGGCCACTGATGTCGCCTGGCTGGGCAACCCCGATGCGCGGCGTGTGCTGGTCGCGCTAAGCGGCACCCATGGCGTCGAAGGCTTTTACGGGTCCGATTGCCAGAGCCGCTGGCTGGAGGGGTTTGATGCTCGGACGCTGCCTGACGGCGTGGCGATCCTGATGATCCATCTGATCAACCCTTGGGGCACGGCCTGGATGCGCCGGGTCAATGAAGACAACCTCGACCAGAATCGCAATTACCTGGATTTCAGCCGACCGCTGCCTGATAACCGCGCGTACGGAGAGGTCCACGCCATTTATGCGTGCGATCAATTGCACGGCCCGAAGCGTGATCAGGCGGACGCGCTGTTCAACGCGGCAATTGAGCACCGTGGCTGGGCGGGCTTGATGTCAGTGGTGGAGGCGGGGCAGTACGCATTCCCGGATGGCCTGTTTTTCGGAGGTATCGCGCCGAGCTGGTCCAACCGCACGCTGCGCAGCATTATTGAGCGTCACCTGCGAGACGCCGAGGTGGTCAGTTGTTTCGATCTGCATACCGGCGCGGGCGGCTACGGCCATCCGATGCTGATGAGCATCGTCGAGCGGGCCTATCCTGCGCTGGACGATGCCAAGGCGCTGTTTGGGCCGTGGCTGTTCACGCTGATCACCGGCGCCAATCGCGTCAGCGACACCGGGGTGGCGGCGACGTCGACGGGTTACACCTCGCAGATGCTGCTGGATGCGCTGCCAGGCGTGCATCTGATGCCGTTTGTGATCGAATGCGGGACATACCCCGGCGCCGCCGTACACCAACATCTGCGCAATGACCATTGGCTGCATCTGCACGGTGATCCACTGGACAAGACCGGCCGAGGTATCAAGCAAGGGTTGCTGGAACAGTTCTACCCGGCGGACCCGGACTGGCAGGAAGTCGCGTGGATCAGGACGCGGCAGGCATGGGACAAGGCGCTGGCGGCGTTGCCTGGCATACACCGAGCCGAGTAA
- a CDS encoding energy transducer TonB yields MNDAVKMKALPEWAPDELSAAWPRIPFKENASRPGELSRPHVVLLIAASVLIHGAVWWYVQTAKAAVPEVAPQVPEMTVELSSPTPPTPEPPPPEPPPPPPPPPPPPEPEPPEQPTEDPDALKPPPKPVDKPVEKPKVEKPKPVKKPEPVKKPMPPAPAAPAAPSNPAPAAPTPSPAPPAPAAAPAAPAKESAAISGLASLGNPPPEYPGAALRKGMEGRVILRIKVLPNGRAGSVEVTKSSGKQVLDDAAVETVRNWKFVPAKRGDTPIEGFATQTIDFKLPE; encoded by the coding sequence ATGAATGATGCGGTAAAAATGAAAGCATTGCCTGAGTGGGCACCGGACGAACTTTCCGCGGCCTGGCCACGCATCCCTTTCAAGGAAAACGCCTCGCGACCTGGCGAACTAAGCCGCCCGCATGTGGTGTTATTGATTGCCGCCTCGGTTCTTATTCATGGCGCCGTCTGGTGGTATGTGCAGACTGCAAAAGCCGCTGTTCCGGAAGTGGCACCGCAAGTGCCGGAGATGACCGTTGAGCTGAGCAGCCCGACACCGCCGACACCGGAGCCACCACCGCCTGAGCCGCCACCGCCACCGCCACCGCCTCCACCGCCCCCGGAACCCGAACCGCCGGAGCAGCCAACCGAGGACCCGGATGCCTTGAAGCCACCGCCCAAGCCTGTCGACAAGCCGGTCGAGAAGCCAAAGGTGGAGAAACCCAAGCCGGTGAAGAAACCGGAACCGGTGAAAAAGCCAATGCCGCCCGCGCCTGCTGCACCTGCCGCGCCCAGCAACCCAGCGCCGGCTGCGCCTACGCCCTCGCCCGCACCGCCAGCCCCGGCTGCAGCGCCCGCCGCACCGGCCAAGGAGTCAGCGGCGATTTCCGGTCTGGCCAGCCTCGGCAATCCGCCTCCGGAATATCCCGGTGCGGCGTTGCGCAAGGGCATGGAAGGTCGGGTGATTCTGCGCATCAAGGTGCTGCCCAACGGTCGGGCCGGCAGCGTGGAGGTGACCAAATCCAGCGGCAAACAGGTCCTGGACGACGCCGCCGTGGAAACCGTCCGCAACTGGAAGTTTGTTCCGGCCAAGCGCGGCGACACCCCGATCGAAGGCTTCGCCACGCAAACCATTGATTTCAAGCTGCCCGAGTGA
- a CDS encoding MotA/TolQ/ExbB proton channel family protein — translation MNESISSMIVPGVLWALVLFSVLSWGLLLIKSAQYLRLKKQNRQFSKAFWGAPDLLTAAEHATQYPGGLARIANSGFEAMAVDETPRNTQQLAHTINRSDRLERNLRQQIQKERRALEAGQAILASIGSTAPFIGLFGTVWGIMEALQSIGASGSASLETVAGPIGHALIATGVGIAVAVPAVLIYNFFLRRLKLAVADMDDFAHDFDALAQRSAFSINRQAIASTHSQAVREAS, via the coding sequence ATGAACGAATCGATCTCTTCTATGATTGTCCCCGGCGTACTCTGGGCGCTGGTACTTTTTTCGGTGTTGAGCTGGGGTCTGTTGCTGATCAAGTCCGCCCAGTACCTGCGTTTGAAGAAGCAGAACCGGCAGTTCAGCAAGGCTTTCTGGGGCGCGCCTGATCTGCTCACTGCCGCCGAGCATGCGACGCAATACCCTGGCGGTTTGGCGCGCATCGCCAACAGCGGTTTTGAAGCCATGGCGGTGGACGAGACGCCGCGCAACACCCAGCAACTGGCCCACACCATCAACCGCTCCGACCGGCTGGAGCGCAACTTGCGCCAGCAAATCCAGAAGGAGCGCCGCGCGCTGGAGGCCGGTCAGGCGATCCTCGCCAGCATTGGCAGCACGGCGCCGTTCATCGGCCTGTTCGGCACGGTCTGGGGGATCATGGAAGCGCTGCAAAGCATCGGCGCCAGCGGCTCCGCCAGCCTGGAGACGGTGGCCGGCCCCATTGGCCACGCACTGATCGCCACCGGTGTGGGCATCGCCGTCGCAGTGCCCGCCGTGCTGATTTACAACTTCTTCCTGCGACGTCTCAAGCTGGCCGTGGCCGACATGGACGATTTCGCCCACGACTTCGATGCCCTTGCCCAGCGCAGCGCCTTCAGCATCAACCGCCAGGCCATCGCCAGCACACACAGCCAGGCTGTGCGGGAGGCGAGCTGA
- a CDS encoding ExbD/TolR family protein codes for MSFSTQDSDEVLSEMNVTPLVDVMLVLLVVFIVTAPLMTNAIKVNLPKTDAVAPADKKDPVVVSVDQDGKFYLAKSEVAPESLEVSLKEVKAKDPEVRVQLQADTAVNYGQVAKAMASIERSGITRISVMTSK; via the coding sequence ATGTCGTTCTCCACTCAAGACAGCGATGAAGTGCTCAGCGAAATGAACGTCACGCCGCTGGTGGACGTGATGCTGGTGCTGCTGGTGGTGTTCATCGTCACCGCGCCGCTGATGACCAACGCGATCAAGGTCAACCTGCCGAAAACCGATGCGGTTGCGCCCGCCGACAAGAAAGACCCGGTGGTGGTCAGCGTCGATCAGGACGGCAAATTTTACCTGGCCAAATCCGAGGTTGCGCCGGAATCCCTTGAAGTGAGCCTCAAGGAAGTCAAGGCCAAGGACCCGGAGGTGCGCGTGCAGTTGCAGGCCGACACCGCCGTCAATTACGGCCAGGTCGCCAAGGCCATGGCGTCGATCGAGCGCTCGGGCATCACGCGGATTTCCGTGATGACTTCCAAATGA
- a CDS encoding TonB-dependent receptor, whose translation MLMSFPGFTLKPLVVAVQRHSRALICALAVGMSPAYGADSTDSAADTATGNDAAVPAAAAVAAMPATTQLKRVEVTGSAVRRADAETAVPVTILRAEELRKQGVTTTEQMVQRITGSQSMMNSAGSVGAATGGASYADMRGIGANKTLILLNGRRLANNALSGVGTPNGSAIDLNMIPFAAIDRIEVLRDGASALYGTDAIGGVINFITKKSLTDGTLSLGGDTPTASGGGASKDASASWGFGDLDEDRFNVMGVFNYNKQQNLDANDRSFAKDYVPGRGLNQTSGTAYPGNYYQGDNSANPLAPNCSGKSLVSVNGLCRFSTREYIDLVPQTEKTSFFGRATGKLAEDHNVSLEYFWARNNNATSIGPAPLTGLSIDPSSPYYPGNGITPAPGNFALDPTQPVDTAWRETAAGPRGSKDQNTNQRLLLTFDGTVGGWDYNLGANYNQSKVVSSVTSGYVSDRALTAGLASGLLNPFGPQSAAGQQFIDNAAYHGEYSTAVGRVYGVDGRISREIGNWFGAGESGLALGGEYRKEKLHQNYEDFVDDIDSLGLDSAGSVSGDRSVKAEYAELNVPVLDSLELTAAVRHDKYSDFGSTTNPKYSFRFQPFKELVMRGAYSEGFRAPSLYELYAPQSLAYSQGYYDDPTLCAGGTVQPGGQAGRDCNQQFLNRSGGNADLSPEKARNVTLGFVYQPLNNLSMGLDFWWIHISNQIQSFPESTVFDQADLYGDRIVRNADGSIANIVTGNSNLGIVKTNGVDVTLDYRFPNTPYGQFGLGLTGTYVNRYDFQNIIDGPYTDKVGDFQGDGVIARWKHVLIGSWTLGDSRASLTNRFTSGYNDYDRASNGTVPSYSLWDLSVGHTFEKVLDLDAGVRNLFDRDPPFTNQAYNFQSGYDPRYADPLGRTLFARATYHF comes from the coding sequence ATGCTGATGAGCTTTCCTGGTTTCACCCTCAAGCCCCTTGTCGTCGCCGTGCAACGCCACTCCCGCGCGCTGATTTGCGCGCTGGCGGTCGGCATGAGCCCGGCCTATGGTGCTGACAGCACGGATAGCGCTGCCGATACCGCGACGGGCAATGACGCTGCCGTACCTGCCGCCGCCGCGGTGGCCGCGATGCCGGCCACCACCCAGCTCAAGCGCGTGGAAGTCACCGGCTCCGCGGTGCGTCGGGCGGATGCGGAAACCGCAGTGCCGGTGACCATTCTGCGCGCCGAAGAGCTTAGAAAGCAGGGCGTCACGACCACCGAACAGATGGTTCAGCGCATCACCGGCAGCCAGTCGATGATGAACAGCGCGGGTTCGGTCGGCGCCGCGACCGGCGGTGCGTCCTACGCCGACATGCGCGGCATCGGTGCCAACAAGACGCTGATCCTGCTCAACGGCCGCCGTTTGGCCAACAACGCCTTGTCCGGCGTCGGCACGCCCAACGGCAGCGCCATCGACCTGAACATGATTCCCTTCGCCGCCATCGACCGCATCGAAGTGCTGCGCGACGGCGCATCGGCTCTGTACGGCACGGACGCCATTGGCGGTGTCATCAACTTCATCACCAAAAAGTCGTTGACCGACGGCACCCTGAGCCTTGGCGGCGACACCCCGACCGCCAGCGGTGGCGGCGCCAGCAAGGACGCGAGTGCCAGCTGGGGCTTTGGCGACCTGGACGAAGACCGCTTCAACGTCATGGGCGTGTTCAACTACAACAAACAGCAAAATCTCGACGCCAACGACCGCTCCTTTGCCAAGGACTACGTACCCGGCCGCGGCCTCAACCAGACCTCCGGCACGGCTTATCCCGGCAACTATTACCAGGGCGACAACAGCGCCAACCCGCTTGCGCCGAACTGCAGCGGCAAAAGCCTGGTGAGCGTGAACGGCTTGTGCCGGTTCAGCACCCGTGAATACATTGACCTGGTGCCGCAGACCGAGAAGACCTCGTTCTTCGGCCGGGCCACCGGCAAGCTGGCCGAGGACCACAACGTCAGCCTCGAGTACTTCTGGGCGCGCAACAACAACGCCACCAGCATCGGCCCGGCGCCCCTGACCGGCCTGAGCATCGACCCGTCTTCGCCGTACTACCCGGGCAACGGCATTACCCCGGCGCCAGGCAACTTTGCCTTGGACCCTACCCAGCCGGTGGACACGGCCTGGCGCGAAACCGCCGCAGGCCCGCGTGGCAGCAAGGATCAGAACACCAACCAGCGCCTGCTGCTGACCTTCGACGGCACCGTTGGCGGCTGGGATTACAACCTGGGCGCCAATTACAACCAGAGCAAAGTGGTTTCCTCCGTGACCTCCGGCTACGTCAGCGACCGAGCACTGACCGCAGGTCTGGCCAGCGGCCTGCTCAACCCGTTCGGACCGCAGTCGGCCGCCGGCCAGCAGTTCATTGACAACGCGGCGTACCACGGCGAGTACTCCACCGCCGTTGGCCGGGTATACGGCGTGGACGGACGCATCAGCCGCGAGATCGGCAACTGGTTCGGCGCGGGTGAGTCCGGGCTGGCGCTGGGCGGCGAATATCGCAAGGAAAAGCTGCATCAGAACTACGAGGACTTCGTCGACGACATCGACAGCCTGGGCCTGGACTCGGCAGGCAGCGTGTCCGGCGACCGCAGCGTCAAGGCTGAATACGCCGAGCTGAACGTGCCGGTTCTGGACAGCCTGGAACTGACTGCAGCCGTGCGCCACGACAAGTACAGCGACTTCGGCAGCACCACCAACCCGAAATACTCGTTCCGCTTCCAGCCTTTCAAAGAGCTGGTCATGCGCGGCGCGTACAGCGAAGGCTTCCGCGCGCCGTCGCTGTACGAGTTGTATGCGCCGCAAAGCCTGGCCTACAGCCAGGGTTATTACGATGACCCGACCCTTTGCGCAGGCGGCACTGTGCAGCCCGGCGGCCAGGCGGGCCGTGACTGTAATCAGCAGTTCCTCAACCGCAGTGGCGGCAATGCCGACCTGTCGCCGGAGAAAGCGCGCAACGTCACTCTGGGCTTCGTTTATCAACCGCTGAACAACCTGTCGATGGGCCTGGACTTCTGGTGGATTCATATCTCCAACCAGATTCAGTCGTTCCCTGAGTCCACCGTGTTCGACCAGGCCGATCTCTATGGCGACCGCATCGTTCGCAACGCCGACGGTTCCATCGCCAACATCGTGACCGGCAACTCGAACCTGGGCATCGTCAAGACCAACGGCGTCGACGTGACGTTGGACTACCGCTTCCCGAACACGCCGTATGGCCAGTTCGGCCTGGGCCTGACCGGAACGTACGTCAACCGTTATGACTTCCAGAACATCATCGACGGCCCATACACCGACAAGGTTGGCGACTTTCAGGGGGACGGCGTGATTGCGCGCTGGAAACACGTGCTGATCGGCAGCTGGACCCTGGGCGACAGCCGCGCTTCGCTGACCAACCGCTTCACCAGCGGTTACAACGATTACGACCGCGCCAGCAACGGCACTGTACCGTCGTACTCGTTGTGGGACCTGTCGGTGGGCCACACTTTCGAGAAGGTTCTGGATCTCGATGCCGGCGTACGCAACCTGTTCGACCGCGACCCGCCGTTCACCAACCAGGCTTACAACTTCCAGTCCGGCTACGACCCGCGTTACGCCGATCCCCTGGGCCGCACGCTGTTCGCCCGCGCGACCTATCACTTCTAA
- a CDS encoding permease: MTALPFTPDRRGWSFWWKPLAFLLVAAIGLYYVKWSPYYLKSFVAAGTHTIGGSIINDNPATPWAAALAYAQVYFLAIWKAAVLAVILGSLLQVLIPRDWLLKMLGRAGLGSTVRGGLFALPGMMCSCCAAPVAAGLRKQNVSVGAALAFWIANPVLNPATLVFMGFVLGWGFTALRLVAGIVLVIGVSLVAQRISRPEVVPEQALEAVANAEAPEEGSLLVRWGKTLWQLFWTTIPIYVVAVLVLGAARVWLFPHVDGAMGNSLLWLVPLAVVGTLFVIPTAAEIPIVQTLMTLGLGTAPAVALLMTLPSVSLPSLLMLRKSFDAKVLVIVGVLTMLVGVASGLVGAVLL; this comes from the coding sequence ATGACTGCCCTTCCGTTCACACCCGACCGCCGTGGCTGGTCGTTCTGGTGGAAACCCCTGGCGTTTCTGCTGGTGGCCGCCATCGGCTTGTACTACGTCAAGTGGTCGCCGTATTACCTGAAATCCTTCGTCGCCGCCGGTACCCACACCATCGGCGGCTCGATCATCAATGACAACCCGGCCACGCCATGGGCCGCAGCACTGGCCTATGCGCAGGTGTATTTTCTGGCGATCTGGAAGGCCGCTGTGCTGGCCGTCATTCTGGGCTCGCTGTTGCAGGTGCTGATCCCGCGGGACTGGCTGCTGAAAATGCTCGGCCGCGCCGGGCTGGGTTCGACCGTGCGCGGCGGCCTGTTCGCCCTGCCGGGCATGATGTGCAGCTGCTGCGCGGCGCCGGTCGCCGCAGGTTTGCGCAAGCAGAACGTCTCGGTGGGCGCGGCGCTGGCCTTCTGGATCGCCAACCCGGTTCTCAACCCGGCCACCCTGGTGTTCATGGGCTTTGTGCTGGGCTGGGGCTTCACCGCCCTGCGGCTGGTGGCCGGCATCGTGCTGGTGATCGGCGTCTCGCTGGTGGCGCAACGTATCTCTCGCCCGGAGGTCGTGCCTGAACAGGCGCTGGAAGCAGTCGCCAACGCCGAGGCGCCGGAGGAAGGCAGCCTGTTGGTGCGTTGGGGCAAGACGCTCTGGCAGTTGTTCTGGACGACGATCCCGATTTACGTCGTTGCGGTGCTGGTGTTGGGCGCGGCGCGTGTGTGGCTGTTCCCTCACGTCGACGGTGCGATGGGCAACAGTCTGTTGTGGCTGGTGCCGTTGGCCGTGGTCGGGACGCTGTTCGTGATTCCGACGGCTGCGGAAATCCCTATCGTGCAGACGCTGATGACGTTGGGTCTGGGCACTGCGCCGGCCGTGGCGCTGTTGATGACGTTGCCCAGCGTCAGCCTGCCGTCGCTGTTGATGCTGCGCAAATCCTTCGATGCCAAAGTGCTGGTGATCGTGGGGGTGCTGACCATGCTGGTCGGGGTGGCGAGTGGGTTGGTCGGGGCTGTTTTGTTGTAA